A stretch of the Duncaniella dubosii genome encodes the following:
- the ndk gene encoding nucleoside-diphosphate kinase has protein sequence MEQTLIIFKPSSIERSLVGRILSRFEQKGLVITGMKMMKLSEELLRQHYAHLVDRPFFPLILASMTASPVIVMVLKGVDAISVVRGMTGATNGRQAVPGTIRGDFAMSNQENLIHASSSAEDAEVEIRRFFSPDEIFDRTPLQTPFVYCSLELQP, from the coding sequence ATGGAACAGACTCTAATCATATTCAAGCCATCTTCTATCGAGCGCTCCCTTGTCGGCCGGATTCTCTCCCGCTTCGAGCAGAAAGGTCTTGTCATCACCGGCATGAAGATGATGAAACTCTCCGAAGAGCTTCTGCGCCAACACTACGCTCATCTTGTTGACCGTCCATTTTTCCCTCTGATTCTTGCCTCTATGACTGCATCGCCGGTCATAGTAATGGTGTTGAAGGGTGTCGATGCAATTTCGGTTGTGCGCGGCATGACAGGTGCGACAAACGGCCGTCAGGCAGTTCCCGGCACTATAAGAGGTGATTTTGCGATGTCAAATCAAGAAAACCTTATCCACGCCTCCTCCTCTGCCGAGGATGCTGAAGTTGAAATCAGACGTTTCTTTTCGCCTGATGAGATTTTTGACCGAACTCCGCTCCAGACTCCGTTCGTTTACTGTTCGCTGGAACTCCAACCTTGA